One Candidatus Methylomirabilota bacterium genomic window carries:
- a CDS encoding ABC transporter substrate-binding protein, with the protein MTTTRRSFLKTIAGTTAAAGIGTWRPRSARAATAVKVGCVVLGDMGINAPTMIALEKGYFKHNDLDAEMIPFKGGPDLLKGVLAGGADIGLTGATDPLVFRERGTGIRAIATILEKNHFTLTVSPKIKKVEDLKGGSIGVTVVGSTTWVFARMLAKKMGWEPEKDIKIVGVGGIDAQAAALKRGETQGCIFGDAGSVLEYQGVGHIIMRLDEVTPKWISLIAYSTDELIRTKKDTLQRTLKSIFQGQKFFRENPEETIRIASKGIGWPEPATRRAYDLVKPLLSVDGRMDLEAMKVMQDTLLELNVLKQRLPLDQHYTTEFVPVKI; encoded by the coding sequence ATGACGACGACCCGTCGCAGCTTCCTCAAGACGATCGCGGGCACCACCGCGGCGGCCGGGATCGGGACGTGGCGGCCGCGCTCGGCCCGGGCCGCAACCGCCGTGAAGGTCGGCTGCGTGGTCCTCGGCGACATGGGCATCAACGCGCCGACGATGATCGCCCTCGAGAAGGGGTACTTCAAGCACAACGACCTCGACGCCGAGATGATCCCGTTCAAGGGCGGGCCCGACCTGCTCAAGGGCGTGCTGGCCGGCGGCGCCGACATCGGGCTCACCGGCGCCACCGACCCGCTGGTATTCCGCGAGCGCGGCACCGGGATCCGCGCCATCGCCACCATCCTCGAGAAGAACCACTTCACGCTGACCGTCTCGCCGAAGATCAAGAAGGTCGAGGATCTCAAGGGCGGCTCCATCGGCGTGACCGTGGTGGGCTCCACCACCTGGGTGTTCGCGCGCATGCTCGCCAAGAAGATGGGCTGGGAGCCCGAGAAGGACATCAAGATCGTGGGCGTGGGCGGCATCGACGCGCAGGCCGCCGCGCTCAAGCGCGGGGAGACCCAGGGCTGCATCTTCGGCGACGCGGGCTCGGTGCTGGAGTACCAGGGCGTGGGGCACATCATCATGCGCCTGGACGAGGTGACCCCGAAGTGGATCAGCCTGATCGCCTATTCGACGGACGAGCTGATCAGGACCAAGAAGGACACGCTGCAGCGGACGTTGAAGTCGATCTTCCAGGGCCAGAAGTTCTTCCGCGAGAACCCCGAGGAGACCATCCGCATCGCGTCCAAGGGCATCGGCTGGCCCGAGCCCGCCACCCGCCGTGCCTACGACCTGGTCAAGCCACTCCTGTCGGTCGACGGCCGCATGGATCTCGAGGCGATGAAGGTCATGCAGGACACCCTGCTGGAGCTGAACGTGCTCAAGCAGCGCCTGCCGCTCGATCAGCACTACACGACCGAGTTCGTGCCGGTAAAGATCTAG
- a CDS encoding ABC transporter permease subunit — MLGAQAASIAAVVVAWHVAVRTGVADPLFVPAPGAVAGALGTTASEALPRLGDTLAKAFLGYALAVSLGVAGGLLIGSRRLVHAVAMPYVVAAYGVPKILVLPWIALIFGLGTGTAVITATLFAVFPILLMVAAGTRDVDPTLITAAVSMGATRGQVSRKVLLPAVLPSVLAGMRIGVVFAMLGVLLAEMFAGTRGMGFLMQRMAMAFKASELFAATAVVSILSIVVVLSLEHLNQRLSRWR, encoded by the coding sequence GTGCTGGGCGCGCAGGCCGCGTCGATCGCGGCGGTGGTGGTGGCCTGGCACGTGGCGGTGCGCACCGGCGTGGCCGACCCGCTGTTCGTCCCGGCGCCGGGCGCGGTCGCCGGCGCGCTCGGGACGACCGCGAGCGAGGCACTGCCCCGCCTCGGCGACACGCTCGCCAAGGCCTTCCTCGGCTACGCGCTCGCGGTGAGCCTGGGGGTGGCGGGCGGGCTCCTGATCGGCTCGCGCCGGCTCGTGCACGCGGTGGCCATGCCCTATGTCGTCGCGGCCTACGGCGTGCCGAAGATCCTGGTGCTGCCGTGGATCGCGCTGATCTTCGGGCTCGGCACCGGCACCGCCGTCATCACCGCCACCCTCTTTGCGGTCTTCCCGATCCTGCTCATGGTGGCCGCTGGCACCCGCGACGTGGACCCGACGCTGATCACCGCCGCCGTCTCGATGGGCGCCACGCGCGGGCAGGTGAGCCGAAAGGTCCTCTTGCCGGCGGTGCTGCCCTCGGTGCTGGCCGGCATGCGTATCGGGGTGGTCTTCGCGATGCTCGGGGTGCTGCTGGCCGAGATGTTCGCGGGCACCCGCGGGATGGGCTTCCTCATGCAGCGCATGGCCATGGCGTTCAAGGCGTCGGAGCTCTTCGCGGCCACCGCGGTCGTGTCGATCCTGTCCATCGTCGTGGTACTGTCTCTCGAGCATCTCAACCAGCGCCTCTCTCGCTGGCGCTGA